The following are from one region of the Salmo trutta chromosome 22, fSalTru1.1, whole genome shotgun sequence genome:
- the rnf125 gene encoding mucin-2: protein MAHSAAGLQTPSEDECTICRSTLTDPHHPDACSHAFCRPCLTRSLMWLPHCPVCRAEAQVDDIRPVRVKTGTMVVRLGQPLPGLSGRSTPATRSVAGDVQSYIRLLQMGTQTEGRSLANQIPAVTTAPPLPTPRSLHRPLSSSLTPPATTNDVDLYMSMTRRPAPTLTPTAGTTAPTSQLATPPTTRSATPPTITRPATNNGLYMTMAQIPAPTVTPTGATTIPAPTTTTTIPAITLTPTITSKPAPTPRTRALTAPGQQPLAIPQHTPSAAQRPTSMPSTSNRAPPVLAAPPSLFFTDDGDLYENLLSLQGQLVSSVVRMTFVCPFCQESGLDERDLLVHCNGKHYYDNRPVVCPVCVSLPHGNPHQISRNFIIHLNLRHRYYAEKYTNTHQTDMLNLQDAVIESLRDANLNPR from the exons ATGGCCCACTCTGCAGCAGGCCTACAGACCCCATCTGAGGATGAGTGTACCATCTGTAGGAGCACCCTGACGGACCCACATCACCCTGATGCCTGTTCTCATGC gttctGCCGCCCATGTCTGACCCGTTCTCTAATGTGGTTACCCCACTGCCCTGTGTGCAGAGCTGAGGCGCAGGTTGATGACATCAGGCCTGTCAGAGTCAAGACAGGGACCATGGTCGTGAGGCTGGGTCAACCTCTACCTGGCTTGTCGGGGCGTTCCACCCCAGCAACAAGATCTGTGGCAGGTGACGTCCAGAG CTATATCAGACTGCTCCAAATGGGCACTCAGACAGAAGGAAGGAGCCTGGCCAATCAGATCCCAGCTGTCACCACAGCCCCTCCCCTTCCCACTCCAAGATCCCTCCACAGaccactctcttcctccctcactcctcctGCCACAACCAATGATGTAGACCTATATATGTCTATGACTCGTAGACCCGCCCCAACACTCACCCCAACAGCTGGCACTACTGCACCTACCAGCCAACTTGCCACCCCACCTACCACCCGATCTGCCACCCCACCTACAATTACTCGTCCTGCCACAAACAATGGTTTATACATGACTATGGCTCAAATACCTGCCCCCACAGTCACTCCAACAGGTGCCACAACTATACCAGCACCTACAACCACAACTACCATACCTGCCATCACACTGACACCTACCATCACATCTAAACCCGCCCCCACACCCCGCACCAGGGCTCTCACCGCCCCAGGACAACAGCCCTTGGCCATCCCTCAGCACACACCTTCCGCAGCTCAAAGACCCACCTCCATGCCCTCTACCTCTAACCGTGCTCCCCCAGTACTGGCTgctcctccatccctcttcttCACAGATGATGG TGACTTGTATGAAAACTTGCTGAGCTTGCAAGGCCAGTTAGTGAG ttctgtgGTGAGGATGACGTTTGTCTGTCCGTTCTGCCAGGAGAGTGGTCTGGATGAGAGGGATCTGTTGGTTCACTGCAATGGCAAGCATTACTATGACAACAGGCCCGTG GTGTGTCCAGTGTGCGTCTCTCTGCCTCACGGTAATCCACATCAAATTAGCAGGAACTTCATCATACATCTGAACCTGAGACACCGCTACTATGCCGAGAAATACACg AACACCCATCAAACCGACATGTTGAACTTGCAAGATGCCGTTATTGAGTCTCTCCGGGATGCCAACCTGAATCCCAGATGA
- the mep1ba gene encoding meprin A subunit beta encodes MASKWIVLVFSMLWCLSAASRLTGETETDVDEGHGHDWDIFDINKEAGLDLLEGDIVIDETDSRNTILGEQYRWPQTVPYYLKDSLDINAKGVILKAFEQYRLKTCINFVPWKGEENYISVFKGTGCYSSVGNRQVGKQKLSIGRNCDRLATVEHEFLHALGFWHEQSRADRDDYVNIMWDRIEEGKDHNFLIHGESVSSALNVPYDYGSVMHYSKTAFNIGSEPSIITKIPSFMDVIGQRMEFSDSDLLKLNRLYNCTTSSTFLDSCSFEKENICGMIQGPVGIAQWEHRHSVAGGPNTDYTNMGQCDGKGYFMHFSTVKGNHGDQAHLESRLFYPKRGSQCLQFYLHNSGGADDQLNVWVREYDKANPKGKLRLIQKIDTGGIRDSWELYHVTLDVKMKFRVKFEGLKGTGASTGGLSLDDINLSETTCPQHIWRIRDFTRLLETTPTGVNIYSPRFLSPSGYSFMVSVYINGRSSPGSMAIYFHLTSGPKDDSLTWPCPWHQATMALMDQNPDIRQRMSNHRMITTNPNKLSSDGNDFYWDNPRKVGSLVTGSDGSQFYRGPGTGTSSYLAHSRLKSRNFIKGDDAIFLLGLEDVSALLETQPLPRSAVHQSKKSAVIPPSQETTNTSTNTSTVVMAVSMSLAAVMFVVAMVSVVYARRSRKPESDVILVENRDI; translated from the exons ATGGCTTCTAAATGGATTGTTCTGGTGTTCAGTATGCTCTGGTGCTTG TCAGCAGCATCCCGGCTCACAGGTGAAACAG AGACTGATGTGGATGAGGGACATGGACATGACTGGGACATCTTTGACATCAATAAAG AGGCAGGATTGGACCTGCTGGAGGGTGATATTGTAATAGATGAG ACTGACAGCAGAAACACTATCCTAGGGGAGCAGTATCGCTGGCCTCAGACGGTACCCTACTATCTGAAGGACAGCCTGG acataaATGCTAAGGGGGTGATTCTGAAGGCCTTCGAGCAGTACAGACTGAAGACCTGCATCAACTTTGTGCCATGGAAGGGAGAGGAGAACTATATATCTGTGTTCAAAGGCACCGg gTGCTACTCCTCAGTAGGTAACAGGCAGGTGGGGAAGCAGAAGTTGTCTATTGGTCGTAACTGTGACCGTCTGGCAACGGTTGAGCATGAGTTTCTGCATGCTCTGGGTTTCTGGCACGAGCAGTCCAGAGCTGACCGCGATGACTATGTCAACATCATGTGGGACCGCATCGAAGAAG GAAAAGACCATAACTTCCTGATCCACGGCGAGTCAGTGTCGAGTGCTCTGAACGTGCCCTATGACTACGGCTCTGTCATGCACTACAGTAAAACAGCCTTCAACATCGGGTCAGAGCCCTCCATCATTACTAAGATACCGAGCTTCATGGACGTGATTGGTCAACGCATGGAGTTCAGCGACAGTGACCTGCTGAAGCTCAACAGGCTCTACAACTGCA caACTTCCTCAACGTTCCTGGACTCATGCAGCTTTGAGAAGGAGAATATCTGTGGGATGATCCAGGGTCCTGTTGGGATAGCTCAGTGGGAACACAGACACAGTGTGGCTGGGGGACCCAACACCGACTACACCAACATGGGCCAGTGTGATG GAAAAGGTTATTTCATGCACTTCAGTACGGTTAAGGGTAACCATGGTGACCAGGCCCACCTGGAGAGTCGTCTCTTCTACCCCAAGAGAGGTTCCCAGTGCTTGCAGTTCTACCTCCACAACAGCGGGGGCGCTGATGATCAACTGAATGTGTGGGTGCGGGAGTATGACAAAgccaaccccaaaggaaaactgAGGCTCATCCAGAAAATTGATACAG GTGGCATCAGAGACTCCTGGGAGCTGTACCATGTGACCCTGGATGTGAAGATGAAGTTCCGGGTTAAGTTTGAAGGCTTGAAGGGCACAGGAGCATCCACCGGAGGGCTCTCATTGGATGACATCAACCTATCAGAGACGACCTGCCCGCAGCACATCTGGCGCATCCGTGACTTCACCAGGCTCTTAGAAACCACACCGACAGGTGTGAACATCTACAGCCCACGCTTCCTGTCCCCCAGTGGCTACTCCTTCATG GTGAGCGTGTACATCAACGGCCGCAGCAGCCCAGGTAGCATGGCCATCTACTTCCACCTAACCTCCGGCCCTAAAGACGACTCCCTCACCTGGCCCTGTCCATGGCATCAGGCCACCATGGCCCTGATGGACCAGAACCCAGACATCAGACAGAGAATGTCCAACCACCGCATGATCACCACCAACCCCAACAAGCTGTCCTCAGATG gcAATGATTTCTACTGGGACAACCCCCGTAAGGTGGGCAGTCTGGTGACCGGTTCTGACGGCAGCCAGTTCTACCGCGGGCCCGGTACCGGAACCAGCAGCTACCTCGCCCACAGCAGGCTGAAGAGCAGGAACTTCATCAAAGGAGACGACGCCATCTTCCTCCTCGGTCTAGAGG ATGTGTCTGCACTGCTGGAGACCCAGCCCCTTCCACGTTCTGCTGTCCATCAGTCTAAGAAGAGTGCCGTAATACCACCCAGCCAGGAGACCACCAACACGTCCACCAACACGTCCACAGTGGTGATGGCTGTGTCCATGAGCTTGGCGGCGGTCATGTTCGTTGTTGCCATGGTGAGCGTGGTGTACGCCAGGAGATCGAGGAAACCGGAGAGTGACGTGATCCTTGTGGAGAACAGGGACATCTAG
- the mcm3l gene encoding DNA replication licensing factor MCM3-like isoform X1, whose translation MEALELREAQREYLDFLDDDQDQSVYHERVKSMVSENRCRLIVNINDLRRRNEKRAKALLKDSFSELVAFQRALKDLVASIDATYAKQFEEFHVGFEGSFGTKHVTPRSLAARYLGNLVCVEGIVTKCSLVRPKITRSVHYCPATKKTLERKYTDLTSLDAFPSSSIYPTKDEENNPLETEFGLCVYKDHQTLTIQEMPEKAPAGQLPRSVDIIANDDLVDMVKPGDRVQMVGIYRCLPAKQGGFTSGTFRTILLANHVKRMSKEIVPTFSAEDINKIKKFCKSHSKDVFEHLSCSLAPSIHGHEYIKKAILCLLLGGNETNLENGTRIRGDINILLIGDPSTAKSQLLRYVLHTAPRAIPTTGRGSTGVGLTAAVTTDQETGERRLEAGAMVLADRGVVCIDEFDKMSDMDRTAIHEVMEQGRVTIAKAGIMARLNARCSVLAAANPVYGRYDQYKTPMENIGLQDSLLSRFDLLFIVLDQMDADSDRKVSEHVLRMHRYRAPGEQEGTAMPMGSTVDVFATEDPNITESAEQELQIYEKKDNVLHGHRNKKEKVVTMEFIRKYIHVAKLVKPVLTQEASDHIAEEYSKLRSHDQVTSESARTMPVTARALETMIRLSTAHAKARMSKTTDLVDAEAALELMQFAYFKKILEKRRKVVEDDMGVTQSQSQSQSQEVASQRTSTRKRTCVGKENMDVTDAGAESDPYEFEEHAQSIMKPKTATSPSMKKPGQDIRQDRLKLFKAALMKAFQTTRSQSVAVTELLTLVNKTTRGQDDHEFDEQEVEKLLGRMQDDNQVMMSEGVVFLI comes from the exons CTTGCTGAAAGACTCCTTCAGTGAACTCGTTGCTTTCCAAAGAGCTCTGAAGGACTTGGTTGCATCCATCGACGCAACCTACGCCAAACAGTTTGAGGAGTTCCATGTGGGGTTCGAGGGTAGCTTTGGAACCAAGCACGTGACCCCTCGAAGCCTTGCGGCACGATATCTCGGAAACCTGGTTTGCGTGGAAGGAATCGTTACCAAGT GTTCTCTGGTGAGGCCTAAGATCACCCGTAGTGTCCACTACTGTCCAGCCACTAAGAAGACCTTGGAGAGGAAGTACACTGACCTGACCTCCCTGGACGCTTTCCCTTCCAGCTCCATATACCCTACCAAG GATGAGGAGAACAACCCCTTAGAGACAGAGTTTGGGCTGTGTGTCTATAAGgaccaccagaccctgaccatccAGGAGATGCCTGAGAAGGCCCCTGCCGGACAGCTCCCCCGCTCTGTGGACATAATCGCTAACGATGACCTGGTCGACATGGTCAAACCGGGCGACCGTGTTCAGATGGTTGGGATCTACCGCTGTCTGCCGGCCAAACAAGGAGGCTTCACCTCTGGCACCTTCAG GACGATTCTGCTGGCCAATCACGTGAAGCGGATGAGTAAAGAAATCGTGCCAACCTTTTCTGCTGAAGATATTAATAAAATCAAAAAGTTCTGTAAATCCCATTCTAAA GATGTGTTTGAGCATCTGAGCTGCTCGCTGGCTCCCAGTATACATGGCCATGAGTACATAAAGAAGGCCATTCTGTGTCTCCTGCTGGGGGGCAACGAGACCAACCTGGAGAATGGGACACGTATCCGTGGAGACATCAACATACTGCTGATAG gtgATCCGTCGACGGCTAAGTCCCAGCTGCTGCGCTACGTCCTGCACACTGCTCCGCGGGCCATACCAACTACAGGACGTGGATCAactggtgtggggttgactgccGCTGTCACCACAGACCAGGAGACTG GTGAGCGGCGGCTGGAGGCCGGGGCTATGGTGCTGGCAGACAGAGGAGTGGTGTGCATCGACGAGTTTGACAAGATGTCTGACATGGACCGCACAGCCATCCACGAGGTGATGGAACAGGGCCGTGTCACCATCGCTAAGGCTGGCATAATGGCCAGGCTCAACGCCCGCTGCAGTGTGCTAGCCGCTGCTAACCCAGTCTACGGCAGG TATGACCAGTATAAGACACCCATGGAGAACATCGGTCTGCAGGACTCGCTGTTGTCTCGGTTCGACCTTCTCTTCATTGTTCTGGACCAGATGGATGCAGACAGTGACAGGAAGGTCTCGGAGCATGTTCTACGCATGCACCGCTACAGAGCACCAGGGGAGCAGGAGGGAACAG CCATGCCCATGGGCAGCACTGTGGATGTGTTCGCCACGGAGGACCCCAACATCACAGAATCCGCCGAACAGGAACTCCAGATCTACGAGAAGAAGGACAATGTCCTGCACGGACACCGGAATAAAAA GGAGAAAGTAGTTACCATGGAGTTTATCAGGAAGTACATCCACGTGGCTAAGCTGGTGAAGCCTGTTCTAACCCAGGAGGCCTCAGACCACATAGCAGAGGAGTACTCCAAGCTCCGCAGCCATGACCAAGTGACCTCCGAATCAGCCAGG ACGATGCCGGTGACAGCCCGAGCACTAGAGACAATGATACGATTGTCCACTGCCCACGCCAAAGCCCGCATGAGCAAGACCACAGACTTAGTTGACGCAGAGGCTGCCCTGGAGCTCATGCAGTTTGCCTACTTTAAAAAG ATtctggagaagaggaggaaggttGTAGAGGATGACATGGGTGTGACTCAGAGCCAATCACAGAGCCAGAGCCAGGAGGTGGCCAGTCAGAGGACAAGCACCAG GAAGCGTACCTGTGTGGGTAAGGAAAACATGGATGTGACGGATGCTGGGGCAGAGTCTGACCCTTATGAGTTTGAGGAACACG CCCAGTCTATTATGAAACCCAAGACTGCTACCTCTCCGAGCATGAAGAAGCCAGGACAGGACATCAGACAGGACAG GCTGAAGCTGTTTAAGGCTGCTCTGATGAAGGCCTTTCAGACTACACGTTCCCAGTCTGTAGCGGTGACGGAGCTCCTGACCCTGGTCAATAAGACCACACGCGGTCAGGACGACCATGAGTTTGACGAGCAGGAGGTCGAGAAGCTGCTGGGGCGCATGCAGGACGACAACCAGGTCATGATGTCAGAGGGCGTGGTCTTCCTAATTTAG
- the mcm3l gene encoding DNA replication licensing factor MCM3-like isoform X2 has product MTILLKDSFSELVAFQRALKDLVASIDATYAKQFEEFHVGFEGSFGTKHVTPRSLAARYLGNLVCVEGIVTKCSLVRPKITRSVHYCPATKKTLERKYTDLTSLDAFPSSSIYPTKDEENNPLETEFGLCVYKDHQTLTIQEMPEKAPAGQLPRSVDIIANDDLVDMVKPGDRVQMVGIYRCLPAKQGGFTSGTFRTILLANHVKRMSKEIVPTFSAEDINKIKKFCKSHSKDVFEHLSCSLAPSIHGHEYIKKAILCLLLGGNETNLENGTRIRGDINILLIGDPSTAKSQLLRYVLHTAPRAIPTTGRGSTGVGLTAAVTTDQETGERRLEAGAMVLADRGVVCIDEFDKMSDMDRTAIHEVMEQGRVTIAKAGIMARLNARCSVLAAANPVYGRYDQYKTPMENIGLQDSLLSRFDLLFIVLDQMDADSDRKVSEHVLRMHRYRAPGEQEGTAMPMGSTVDVFATEDPNITESAEQELQIYEKKDNVLHGHRNKKEKVVTMEFIRKYIHVAKLVKPVLTQEASDHIAEEYSKLRSHDQVTSESARTMPVTARALETMIRLSTAHAKARMSKTTDLVDAEAALELMQFAYFKKILEKRRKVVEDDMGVTQSQSQSQSQEVASQRTSTRKRTCVGKENMDVTDAGAESDPYEFEEHAQSIMKPKTATSPSMKKPGQDIRQDRLKLFKAALMKAFQTTRSQSVAVTELLTLVNKTTRGQDDHEFDEQEVEKLLGRMQDDNQVMMSEGVVFLI; this is encoded by the exons CTTGCTGAAAGACTCCTTCAGTGAACTCGTTGCTTTCCAAAGAGCTCTGAAGGACTTGGTTGCATCCATCGACGCAACCTACGCCAAACAGTTTGAGGAGTTCCATGTGGGGTTCGAGGGTAGCTTTGGAACCAAGCACGTGACCCCTCGAAGCCTTGCGGCACGATATCTCGGAAACCTGGTTTGCGTGGAAGGAATCGTTACCAAGT GTTCTCTGGTGAGGCCTAAGATCACCCGTAGTGTCCACTACTGTCCAGCCACTAAGAAGACCTTGGAGAGGAAGTACACTGACCTGACCTCCCTGGACGCTTTCCCTTCCAGCTCCATATACCCTACCAAG GATGAGGAGAACAACCCCTTAGAGACAGAGTTTGGGCTGTGTGTCTATAAGgaccaccagaccctgaccatccAGGAGATGCCTGAGAAGGCCCCTGCCGGACAGCTCCCCCGCTCTGTGGACATAATCGCTAACGATGACCTGGTCGACATGGTCAAACCGGGCGACCGTGTTCAGATGGTTGGGATCTACCGCTGTCTGCCGGCCAAACAAGGAGGCTTCACCTCTGGCACCTTCAG GACGATTCTGCTGGCCAATCACGTGAAGCGGATGAGTAAAGAAATCGTGCCAACCTTTTCTGCTGAAGATATTAATAAAATCAAAAAGTTCTGTAAATCCCATTCTAAA GATGTGTTTGAGCATCTGAGCTGCTCGCTGGCTCCCAGTATACATGGCCATGAGTACATAAAGAAGGCCATTCTGTGTCTCCTGCTGGGGGGCAACGAGACCAACCTGGAGAATGGGACACGTATCCGTGGAGACATCAACATACTGCTGATAG gtgATCCGTCGACGGCTAAGTCCCAGCTGCTGCGCTACGTCCTGCACACTGCTCCGCGGGCCATACCAACTACAGGACGTGGATCAactggtgtggggttgactgccGCTGTCACCACAGACCAGGAGACTG GTGAGCGGCGGCTGGAGGCCGGGGCTATGGTGCTGGCAGACAGAGGAGTGGTGTGCATCGACGAGTTTGACAAGATGTCTGACATGGACCGCACAGCCATCCACGAGGTGATGGAACAGGGCCGTGTCACCATCGCTAAGGCTGGCATAATGGCCAGGCTCAACGCCCGCTGCAGTGTGCTAGCCGCTGCTAACCCAGTCTACGGCAGG TATGACCAGTATAAGACACCCATGGAGAACATCGGTCTGCAGGACTCGCTGTTGTCTCGGTTCGACCTTCTCTTCATTGTTCTGGACCAGATGGATGCAGACAGTGACAGGAAGGTCTCGGAGCATGTTCTACGCATGCACCGCTACAGAGCACCAGGGGAGCAGGAGGGAACAG CCATGCCCATGGGCAGCACTGTGGATGTGTTCGCCACGGAGGACCCCAACATCACAGAATCCGCCGAACAGGAACTCCAGATCTACGAGAAGAAGGACAATGTCCTGCACGGACACCGGAATAAAAA GGAGAAAGTAGTTACCATGGAGTTTATCAGGAAGTACATCCACGTGGCTAAGCTGGTGAAGCCTGTTCTAACCCAGGAGGCCTCAGACCACATAGCAGAGGAGTACTCCAAGCTCCGCAGCCATGACCAAGTGACCTCCGAATCAGCCAGG ACGATGCCGGTGACAGCCCGAGCACTAGAGACAATGATACGATTGTCCACTGCCCACGCCAAAGCCCGCATGAGCAAGACCACAGACTTAGTTGACGCAGAGGCTGCCCTGGAGCTCATGCAGTTTGCCTACTTTAAAAAG ATtctggagaagaggaggaaggttGTAGAGGATGACATGGGTGTGACTCAGAGCCAATCACAGAGCCAGAGCCAGGAGGTGGCCAGTCAGAGGACAAGCACCAG GAAGCGTACCTGTGTGGGTAAGGAAAACATGGATGTGACGGATGCTGGGGCAGAGTCTGACCCTTATGAGTTTGAGGAACACG CCCAGTCTATTATGAAACCCAAGACTGCTACCTCTCCGAGCATGAAGAAGCCAGGACAGGACATCAGACAGGACAG GCTGAAGCTGTTTAAGGCTGCTCTGATGAAGGCCTTTCAGACTACACGTTCCCAGTCTGTAGCGGTGACGGAGCTCCTGACCCTGGTCAATAAGACCACACGCGGTCAGGACGACCATGAGTTTGACGAGCAGGAGGTCGAGAAGCTGCTGGGGCGCATGCAGGACGACAACCAGGTCATGATGTCAGAGGGCGTGGTCTTCCTAATTTAG